In Prunus dulcis chromosome 1, ALMONDv2, whole genome shotgun sequence, the following are encoded in one genomic region:
- the LOC117614646 gene encoding uncharacterized protein LOC117614646: MSFCSSLSYPNSLFLSKTKPFSAHIKPPTVSLGTRFRASADVPDFLSADWLESRKKKPFGPRLNFSAEEAVQHQLDALKYNDQPRQDYGIEVMYRFAGFDPFERSTYFGPFFDLGQFERFRRIFHHSTYRVLLGHKERKMLSSLFVEENRFKQRVWIRGSRPEEEEIFQFTMVQRVGGSWDGYWLTESLLHDGDAFAGGLAY; encoded by the exons ATGTCGTTTTGCTCGTCCCTGTCATATCCCaactctctgtttctctccaAAACCAAACCTTTCTCTGCTCATATCAAACCTCCAACCGTCTCCCTCGGCACTCGATTCAGAGCTTCTGCTGACGTTCCCGATTTCCTCTCAGCTGAttg GTTAGAATCTCGCAAGAAGAAACCCTTTGGCCCCAGATTAAAT TTTAGTGCAGAAGAAGCTGTTCAGCATCAGCTTGATGCCTTGAAGTACAACGACCAACCCCGTCAAGATTATGGCATCGAAGTCATGTACAGG TTTGCTGGGTTTGATCCTTTTGAGAGGTCTACCTATTTTGGGCCATTCTTTGATTTGGGGCAG TTCGAACGATTTCGGCGGATTTTTCACCATTCGACCTATAGAGTGCTGCTAGGCCACAAGGAGAGGAAGATGTTGAGCAGTTTGTTTGTAGAGGAG AACCGATTCAAGCAGCGGGTATGGATACGAGGAAGTCGtccagaggaagaagaaatatttCAGTTCACAATGGTTCAG AGGGTTGGAGGTTCATGGGATGGTTATTGGCTGACGGAGAGTTTACTTCATGATGGAGATGCTTTTGCTGGCGGCTTGGCTTATTGA
- the LOC117613417 gene encoding N-alpha-acetyltransferase 50, whose product MGAGREVQSSLDGLRDKNVMQLKKLNTALFPVRYNDKYYADALASGDFTKLAYFSDICVGAIACRLEKKEGGAVRVYIMTLGVLAPYRGLGIGKKLLNHSLDLSSKQNISEIYLHVQTNNEDAINFYKKFGFEITETIQNYYTNITPPDCYVLTKYITQTKK is encoded by the exons ATGGGGGCTGGGCGTGAGGTCCAAAGCTCACTGGACGGGCTGAGGGACAAGAACGTGATGCAGCTGAAGAAGCTCAACACTGCTCTGTTCCCAGTTCGTTACAACGACAAGTACTACGCCGATGCCCTCGCTTCTGGCGATTTCACCAAACTAG CATATTTCAGTGATATATGTGTTGGTGCAATTGCATGCCGGCTTGAGAAGAAGGAAGGTGGGGCTGTCCGTGTGTACATCATGACACTGGGAGTTTTAGCACCATATCGTGGGCTAGGCATTG GTAAAAAGCTGTTGAACCATTCTCTTGATCTGAGCTCCAAGCAaaatatttctgaaatttaCTTGCATGTTCAGACAAACAATGAGGACGCCATAAACTTCTATAAgaaatttgggtttgaaaTCACGGAAACCATCCAGAATTACTACACAAACATCACCCCTCCAGACTGCTATGTCCTTACCAAGTATATTACTCAGACAAAGAAATAA
- the LOC117635919 gene encoding V-type proton ATPase subunit c''1 encodes MSGAVVVGYSSSWSRALVQISPYTFSAIGIAVAIGVSVLGAAWGIYITGSSLIGAAIKAPRITSKNLISVIFCEAVAIYGVIVAIILQTKLENVPASKIYAPESLRAGYAIFASGIIVGFANLVCGLCVGIIGSSCALSDAQNSSLFVKILVIEIFGSALGLFGVIVGIIMSAQATWPSK; translated from the exons ATGTCAGGTGCAGTAGTGGTGGGTTACTCGAGCTCATGGTCGCGCGCCCTAGTCCAGATCTCTCCGTACACATTCTCCGCCATCGGAATCGCCGTTGCCATCGGCGTCTCTGTTCTCGGCGCCGCCTG GGGAATTTATATCACTGGCAGCAGTTTGATCGGTGCAGCAATCAAGGCCCCTCGTATCACTTCTAAGAATCTCATTAG TGTAATATTTTGTGAAGCTGTTGCTATATATGGTGTTATTGTTGCGATTATTCTACAAACGAAGTTGGAGAATGTTCCAGCATCAAAGATATATGCACCTGAGTCTCTTAGAGCTGGATATGCTATCTTCGCCTCTGGGATTATCGTGGGCTTTGCAAACCTTGTCTGCGG TTTATGTGTGGGAATCATAGGAAGCAGTTGTGCATTGTCTGATGCCCAAAACTCTTCACTTTTTGTGAAGATCCTTGTGATTGAGATCTTTGGCAGCGCACTTGGATTGTTTGGAGTGATTGTGGGAATCATAATGTCAGCTCAAGCAACATGGCCTTCGAAATGA
- the LOC117619105 gene encoding protein ECERIFERUM 26-like: MAEIITIICKRTVVSTKPVQAGKSYPLSVLDRHMEHNHLRMVLYYPSMGAPTEPGEITGRLRESLAIMLTHFPIVTGRLQKNDNDQWMIKCNDAGVRMLEAKAKGSLEEWLRNVDRDKELMLVYWEEMYHKPYFWSTFYVQITEFEDGGSAIGLSCTHLLADPTCATMFIKAWADTTFPGKMMSPPFFYPLPPRSPGNTRPNHKTYNSLINHYKASINKSIDLVDKKHTTVSFSFSDDMVRVCMEMAQPNGANDKSSPSPFEALAGLFWVCISKVKGVRNGLIDMSISMDVRKVLGLDKGFFGNSMVYNKVHLESFQENSLSQAATSIGEVVAKMDNEGIMDLIEWLQCNDDQSPSLMSNCDLICASLEAVDLFSAIFEDGIAPIHVSCYIEPVLGLGKVLILPAKPKDGQLSRVVMVTLPRDEVTKLCEDDLILQLSPTILMDLNKT; this comes from the exons ATGGCCGAGATCATCACAATCATTTGCAAACGCACCGTAGTGAGCACAAAGCCAGTCCAAGCAGGAAAAAGCTACCCCCTATCTGTCCTTGACCGCCATATGGAACACAACCATCTTAGGATGGTCTTGTATTACCCATCAATGGGTGCTCCGACAGAGCCTGGTGAGATCACAGGGAGGCTCAGAGAGTCCCTCGCCATCATGCTTACGCATTTCCCGATCGTTACAGGCCGGTTGCAGAAGAATGACAATGATCAGTGGATGATCAAGTGCAATGATGCTGGTGTGAGAATGCTGGAAGCTAAGGCCAAAGGGAGTTTGGAGGAGTGGCTAAGGAATGTGGATAGGGACAAGGAGCTTATGCTTGTTTATTGGGAGGAAATGTACCATAAGCCTTACTTTTGGTCAACATTTTATGTTCAG ATTACTGAATTTGAGGATGGTGGATCAGCAATTGGGCTCAGTTGCACTCATCTCCTTGCAGATCCTACTTGTGCCACCATGTTCATCAAGGCTTGGGCCGACACAACCTTTCCGGGCAAAATGATGAGTCCTCCGTTTTTCTATCCGTTGCCGCCGCGGAGTCCCGGCAACACAAGGCCCAACCACAAGACCTATAATTCATTGATCAACCACTACAAAGCCTCCATCAACAAGTCCATTGATCTTGTAGACAAAAAGCACACAACTGTTAGTTTCAGTTTTTCGGACGACATGGTTCGGGTTTGCATGGAAATGGCCCAGCCCAATGGTGCAAATGACAAATCAAGCCCATCACCGTTTGAGGCCCTGGCTGGGCTATTTTGGGTCTGTATTAGCAAGGTCAAAGGAGTGAGAAATGGGcttattgacatgtcaatatctATGGATGTGAGAaaggttttgggtttggataAAGGCTTCTTTGGAAATAGCATGGTTTATAATAAGGTCCATCTAGAGAGTTTCCAAGAAAATAGTCTATCACAAGCTGCAACTTCTATAGGTGAAGTTGTAGCAAAAATGGACAATGAGGGAATCATGGATTTGATCGAATGGCTTCAATGCAACGATGACCAATCTCCTTCGTTGATGAGCAACTGCGATCTCATTTGTGCTAGCTTAGAAGCTGTGGACCTATTTTCAGCAATTTTTGAAGATGGGATCGCACCGATTCATGTTTCGTGTTATATCGAGCCGGTGCTAGGATTAGGGAAAGTCTTGATCCTTCCCGCGAAACCCAAAGATGGTCAACTAAGTAGGGTGGTAATGGTTACACTTCCACGTGATGAGGTAACCAAGCTATGTGAAGATGATCTTATTTTACAACTCTCTCCAACCATCTTGATGGATTTGAACAAAACCTAG
- the LOC117614967 gene encoding carbon catabolite repressor protein 4 homolog 6 isoform X2: MRRAPPPPSLQFLAAAATDATTAMSSRAPYRGGRNQWPRASSSNRPYSGGRGPYITGDSHIRSVRDANLGFRQGDAGTGPFPNQTGFRQHPPPPFQHNHHFRQSRPLDPNQPYRPNQQFRPPQQFLPPQQFQPPQQFRPRPKPLDYRNWEFAKTTPSPTCDRFTVLSYNILADSLAHEHRSKLYFHIPYHMMDWQWRKKNLIFELGLWSADIMCFQEVDKFQDIEEELKLKGYNGIWKMRTGNPVDGCAIFWRSSRFKLIHEECIEFSKLGLRDNVAQICVLESMCQTKNLAVLPRSSTGSNKVVICNIHVLYNPKRGEIKLGQVRVFLGRAHAISKIWNDAPIVLCGDFNCTPKSPLYNFISEQKLDLSGVDRDKVTGQASAQIYAARSYNRNYGAQPGNHFVQGTSVVDGREGGMKPSDSTLDIQNQNLNNLESSLENVPLTNNLSQPQPTNTLNWFDKSCTNVDSQKVDGAQDVEVNKESKQNAVAVESAFHVAGDGLKDDASTSYSEGGFPVAKLTDPEHAFSHVTEIGYKEKVDFTSTSNHGLPSEHSDSNICVEKESMNCDIHKHPSTGDNDFIREGIGPDYVDPLQSEIPLSKLSDQTSIADAIEVSSLGNLGNLSSKPISCVENDSRSVPEQVDISCAPTSVDLELQKNLENLSLTELDEAIPEGGNTAEDVNTFISALHNTEDAFPSDFSVSPNSALSVSSTNAVEDGLSPGLDSETVYVERTPYDPALWTPMEIEAATGNSECTLLEHPLKLRSTYTEVEDCAGARDSNGEPLVTSYNRCFLGTVDYIWRSEGLQTVRVLAPIPKHAMQWTSGFPTKKWGSDHIALASELAFVNSFDQS; encoded by the exons ATGAGGCgtgctcctcctcctccttccctCCAATTCCTCGCCGCAGCAGCCACCGACGCAACCACCGCCATGTCTTCGCGCGCTCCT TACCGAGGTGGTCGAAACCAATGGCCGAGAGCCTCCTCCTCGAACCGCCCCTATTCGGGCGGCAGAGGCCCGTACATCACCGGAGATTCGCATATCCGGTCGGTCCGCGACGCCAATCTAGGGTTCCGGCAAGGCGACGCCGGCACCGGACCCTTCCCCAACCAAACCGGCTTTCGTCAACATCCGCCGCCGCCTTTTCAGCACAACCATCACTTCCGTCAATCTCGGCCGCTCGATCCAAACCAACCGTACCGGCCGAACCAGCAATTCCGCCCTCCTCAGCAGTTTCTGCCACCTCAGCAATTTCAGCCTCCGCAGCAATTCCGGCCTCGGCCGAAGCCCTTGGATTATCGCAACTGGGAGTTTGCGAAAACGACGCCATCCCCTACTTGTG ATAGGTTTACGGTGCTATCTTATAACATACTGGCTGATTCCTTGGCCCATGAGCACCGGAGCAAGCTTTACTTTCACATACCTTATCATATGATGGACTGGCAATGGAGAaagaagaatttgatttttgagcTTGGACTGTGGTCAGCTGACATAATGTGCTTTCAG GAGGTTGATAAATTTCAGGACATCGAGGAGGAGTTGAAGCTTAAGGGGTACAATGGCATTTGGAAG ATGCGGACTGGCAATCCAGTTGATGGCTGTGCAATTTTTTGGCGATCCTCAAG ATTCAAGTTGATTCATGAGGAATGCATTGAGTTCAGTAAGCTTGGACTTCGGGATAATGTTGCTCAGATATGTGTGCTGGAg TCAATGTGCCAGACCAAAAATCTTGCAGTTCTACCAAGAAG CTCAACAGGTTCTAATAAAGTTGTCATTTGTAACATTCACGTGCTATACAATCCTAAACGGGGAGAAATTAAGCTTGGCCAG GTCAGGGTGTTCTTGGGTAGGGCTCATGCCATTTCCAAAATCTGGAATGATGCTCCAATTGTTCTTTGTGGGGATTTCAATTGTACACCAAAG AGTCCGTTATACAACTTTATTTCAGAACAGAAG TTAGATTTGTCTGGAGTTGACAGAGATAAAGTAACTGGACAAGCTTCAGCCCAAATATATGCAGCAAGGTCATATAATCGTAATTATGG GGCTCAACCTGGTAATCATTTTGTTCAAGGTACGTCAGTGGTAGATGGGAGGGAAGGTGGGATGAAGCCGAGTGATTCAACATTGGATATTCAGAATCAGAACCTAAACAATCTAGAAAGTAGTCTGGAGAATGTTCCATTAACAAACAATTTGTCTCAGCCTCAACCTACTAACACCCTCAATTGGTTTGATAAATCTTGCACCAATGTTGATTCTCAAAAAGTGGATGGTGCCCAAGATGTTGAAGTTAACAAAGAATCTAAGCAGAATGCTGTAGCGGTTGAATCAGCTTTCCATGTTGCAGGTGATGGCTTAAAGGATGATGCAAGTACTTCTTACAGTGAAGGTGGCTTTCCTGTAGCTAAGTTGACTGATCCTGAACACGCTTTCTCTCATGTGACTGAGATTGGATACAAAGAAAAAGTGGATTTCACCTCTACTTCAAATCATGGATTACCAAGTGAACATTCAGACTCAAATATTTGtgtagaaaaagaaagcatgaACTGTGATATCCATAAACATCCCTCTACAGGGGACAATGATTTTATTAGGGAAGGGATTGGTCCAGATTATGTGGATCCTCTCCAGTCAGAAATTCCTTTGTCTAAGCTATCCGACCAGACTTCCATTGCTGATGCTATCGAAGTCTCTTCATTAGGGAACTTAGGAAATTTGTCTTCTAAACCAATTTCTTGTGTTGAGAACGATAGCCGTTCGGTCCCAGAGCAAGTTGACATATCATGTGCACCTACTAGTGTTGACCTTGAGTTGCAGAAAAATCTAGAAAATTTATCTCTTACTGAGTTAGATGAAGCCATTCCAGAAGGCGGAAATACAGCTGAAGATGTTAATACATTTATATCTGCATTACACAACACAGAAGATGCCTTTCCATCTGATTTTTCTGTTTCTCCCAACTCAGCGTTGTCTGTATCATCAACCAATGCAGTTGAGGATGGTTTATCTCCAGGATTGGATTCAGAGACTGTTTATGTGGAGAGAACTCCTTATGATCCCGCACTATGGACTCCAATGGAAATAGAAGCTGCTACAGGCAATTCAGAATGCACTCTTTTAGAACATCCTCTAAAGCTTAGGAGCACATATACTGAAGTTGAG GATTGTGCTGGGGCCAGAGACTCAAATGGAGAGCCCCTGGTTACCAGTTATAACAGATGTTTCTTGGGCACAGTTGATTACATCTG GCGCTCCGAAGGTCTGCAGACTGTAAGGGTGCTTGCTCCTATTCCAAAGCATGCTATGCAATGGACTTCAGGGTTCCCAACCAAG AAATGGGGTAGTGATCATATTGCCTTGGCTTCTGAGTTGGCGTTCGTGA
- the LOC117614967 gene encoding carbon catabolite repressor protein 4 homolog 6 isoform X1, with amino-acid sequence MRRAPPPPSLQFLAAAATDATTAMSSRAPYRGGRNQWPRASSSNRPYSGGRGPYITGDSHIRSVRDANLGFRQGDAGTGPFPNQTGFRQHPPPPFQHNHHFRQSRPLDPNQPYRPNQQFRPPQQFLPPQQFQPPQQFRPRPKPLDYRNWEFAKTTPSPTCDRFTVLSYNILADSLAHEHRSKLYFHIPYHMMDWQWRKKNLIFELGLWSADIMCFQEVDKFQDIEEELKLKGYNGIWKMRTGNPVDGCAIFWRSSRFKLIHEECIEFSKLGLRDNVAQICVLEFFFAKQSMCQTKNLAVLPRSSTGSNKVVICNIHVLYNPKRGEIKLGQVRVFLGRAHAISKIWNDAPIVLCGDFNCTPKSPLYNFISEQKLDLSGVDRDKVTGQASAQIYAARSYNRNYGAQPGNHFVQGTSVVDGREGGMKPSDSTLDIQNQNLNNLESSLENVPLTNNLSQPQPTNTLNWFDKSCTNVDSQKVDGAQDVEVNKESKQNAVAVESAFHVAGDGLKDDASTSYSEGGFPVAKLTDPEHAFSHVTEIGYKEKVDFTSTSNHGLPSEHSDSNICVEKESMNCDIHKHPSTGDNDFIREGIGPDYVDPLQSEIPLSKLSDQTSIADAIEVSSLGNLGNLSSKPISCVENDSRSVPEQVDISCAPTSVDLELQKNLENLSLTELDEAIPEGGNTAEDVNTFISALHNTEDAFPSDFSVSPNSALSVSSTNAVEDGLSPGLDSETVYVERTPYDPALWTPMEIEAATGNSECTLLEHPLKLRSTYTEVEDCAGARDSNGEPLVTSYNRCFLGTVDYIWRSEGLQTVRVLAPIPKHAMQWTSGFPTKKWGSDHIALASELAFVNSFDQS; translated from the exons ATGAGGCgtgctcctcctcctccttccctCCAATTCCTCGCCGCAGCAGCCACCGACGCAACCACCGCCATGTCTTCGCGCGCTCCT TACCGAGGTGGTCGAAACCAATGGCCGAGAGCCTCCTCCTCGAACCGCCCCTATTCGGGCGGCAGAGGCCCGTACATCACCGGAGATTCGCATATCCGGTCGGTCCGCGACGCCAATCTAGGGTTCCGGCAAGGCGACGCCGGCACCGGACCCTTCCCCAACCAAACCGGCTTTCGTCAACATCCGCCGCCGCCTTTTCAGCACAACCATCACTTCCGTCAATCTCGGCCGCTCGATCCAAACCAACCGTACCGGCCGAACCAGCAATTCCGCCCTCCTCAGCAGTTTCTGCCACCTCAGCAATTTCAGCCTCCGCAGCAATTCCGGCCTCGGCCGAAGCCCTTGGATTATCGCAACTGGGAGTTTGCGAAAACGACGCCATCCCCTACTTGTG ATAGGTTTACGGTGCTATCTTATAACATACTGGCTGATTCCTTGGCCCATGAGCACCGGAGCAAGCTTTACTTTCACATACCTTATCATATGATGGACTGGCAATGGAGAaagaagaatttgatttttgagcTTGGACTGTGGTCAGCTGACATAATGTGCTTTCAG GAGGTTGATAAATTTCAGGACATCGAGGAGGAGTTGAAGCTTAAGGGGTACAATGGCATTTGGAAG ATGCGGACTGGCAATCCAGTTGATGGCTGTGCAATTTTTTGGCGATCCTCAAG ATTCAAGTTGATTCATGAGGAATGCATTGAGTTCAGTAAGCTTGGACTTCGGGATAATGTTGCTCAGATATGTGTGCTGGAg tttttttttgctaaaCAGTCAATGTGCCAGACCAAAAATCTTGCAGTTCTACCAAGAAG CTCAACAGGTTCTAATAAAGTTGTCATTTGTAACATTCACGTGCTATACAATCCTAAACGGGGAGAAATTAAGCTTGGCCAG GTCAGGGTGTTCTTGGGTAGGGCTCATGCCATTTCCAAAATCTGGAATGATGCTCCAATTGTTCTTTGTGGGGATTTCAATTGTACACCAAAG AGTCCGTTATACAACTTTATTTCAGAACAGAAG TTAGATTTGTCTGGAGTTGACAGAGATAAAGTAACTGGACAAGCTTCAGCCCAAATATATGCAGCAAGGTCATATAATCGTAATTATGG GGCTCAACCTGGTAATCATTTTGTTCAAGGTACGTCAGTGGTAGATGGGAGGGAAGGTGGGATGAAGCCGAGTGATTCAACATTGGATATTCAGAATCAGAACCTAAACAATCTAGAAAGTAGTCTGGAGAATGTTCCATTAACAAACAATTTGTCTCAGCCTCAACCTACTAACACCCTCAATTGGTTTGATAAATCTTGCACCAATGTTGATTCTCAAAAAGTGGATGGTGCCCAAGATGTTGAAGTTAACAAAGAATCTAAGCAGAATGCTGTAGCGGTTGAATCAGCTTTCCATGTTGCAGGTGATGGCTTAAAGGATGATGCAAGTACTTCTTACAGTGAAGGTGGCTTTCCTGTAGCTAAGTTGACTGATCCTGAACACGCTTTCTCTCATGTGACTGAGATTGGATACAAAGAAAAAGTGGATTTCACCTCTACTTCAAATCATGGATTACCAAGTGAACATTCAGACTCAAATATTTGtgtagaaaaagaaagcatgaACTGTGATATCCATAAACATCCCTCTACAGGGGACAATGATTTTATTAGGGAAGGGATTGGTCCAGATTATGTGGATCCTCTCCAGTCAGAAATTCCTTTGTCTAAGCTATCCGACCAGACTTCCATTGCTGATGCTATCGAAGTCTCTTCATTAGGGAACTTAGGAAATTTGTCTTCTAAACCAATTTCTTGTGTTGAGAACGATAGCCGTTCGGTCCCAGAGCAAGTTGACATATCATGTGCACCTACTAGTGTTGACCTTGAGTTGCAGAAAAATCTAGAAAATTTATCTCTTACTGAGTTAGATGAAGCCATTCCAGAAGGCGGAAATACAGCTGAAGATGTTAATACATTTATATCTGCATTACACAACACAGAAGATGCCTTTCCATCTGATTTTTCTGTTTCTCCCAACTCAGCGTTGTCTGTATCATCAACCAATGCAGTTGAGGATGGTTTATCTCCAGGATTGGATTCAGAGACTGTTTATGTGGAGAGAACTCCTTATGATCCCGCACTATGGACTCCAATGGAAATAGAAGCTGCTACAGGCAATTCAGAATGCACTCTTTTAGAACATCCTCTAAAGCTTAGGAGCACATATACTGAAGTTGAG GATTGTGCTGGGGCCAGAGACTCAAATGGAGAGCCCCTGGTTACCAGTTATAACAGATGTTTCTTGGGCACAGTTGATTACATCTG GCGCTCCGAAGGTCTGCAGACTGTAAGGGTGCTTGCTCCTATTCCAAAGCATGCTATGCAATGGACTTCAGGGTTCCCAACCAAG AAATGGGGTAGTGATCATATTGCCTTGGCTTCTGAGTTGGCGTTCGTGA
- the LOC117635914 gene encoding 6-hydroxynicotinate 3-monooxygenase encodes MTDQKKKPKAVIVGGSIAGVSCAHTLILAGWDVVVVEKSYAAPTGSPTGAGLGLDPLALKLIQSWIKEPELLNKATLPLTIDQNDAIDGEKKVKWTLTRDEDFNCRAAHWADLHALLYNALPPNLFLWGHHFLSFTVSSDKGSVKVKATAHQTNEIIEIVGDLLVAADGCLSSIRQSFVPDHKLRYSGYCAWRGVLDFSGNENSETIIGIRKAYPELGKCLYFGLGSGSHTVLYELLNQRLNWIWYVHQPEPDLKRNSMTTKAGSYVIQNMHKEAEKVWLPEFVRVIKETRDPFINAIYDTEPLEQIYRDNVVLVGDAAHPTTPHALRSTNMSVLDAAVLGQCLQKWGAENLQSALEEYQSIRLPVVSKQVLHARRMGRIKQGLVLPNRPSFDPKTANSEECQELQQRLMPFFSDVPAILL; translated from the exons atgactGATCAGAAGAAAAAGCCCAAGGCAGTGATAGTGGGAGGGAGCATAGCAGGGGTATCATGCGCACACACGCTAATATTAGCTGGGTGGGATGTTGTGGTGGTAGAGAAATCATATGCAGCCCCAACTGGAAGCCCAACCGGGGCAGGACTTGGCCTTGACCCTCTGGCTCTAAAACTCATTCAGTCATGGATCAAAGAGCCCGAGCTTCTCAACAAGGCCACTTTACCCCTCACAATTGATCAG AATGATGCAATAGATGGTGAGAAAAAGGTAAAATGGACATTAACTAGAGATGAGGACTTCAACTGTAGAGCAGCACATTGGGCTGACCTACATGCCCTACTGTACAATGCTCTACCACCAAACTTGTTTCTCTGGGGTCACCATTTCCTATCTTTCACTGTTTCTAGTGACAAGGGTTCAGTTAAAGTGAAGGCCACAGCTCATCAAACGAATGAGATCATCGAAATCGTAGGCGATTTGCTTGTTGCAGCAGATGGGTGCCTCTCCTCTATCCGCCAAAGTTTTGTCCCTGACCATAAACTGAG GTATTCAGGTTATTGTGCATGGAGAGGCGTTCTTGATTTTTCAGGAAATGAGAATTCAGAAACTATAATCGGCATCCGGAAGGCATACCCTGAACTTGGGAAATGCTTGTACTTTGGCTTAGGTTCTGGAAGTCACACTGTGCTATATGAGCTTCTGAACCAGAGGCTCAATTGGATTTGGTATGTCCACCAGCCAGAGCCTGATCTGAAGCGTAACTCGATGACCACGAAAGCAGGCAGTTATGTGATCCAGAATATGCACAAAGAAGCAGAAAAGGTGTGGCTTCCAGAGTTTGTGAGAGTGATCAAAGAAACTAGAGACCCTTTCATCAATGCCATATATGACACTGAACCCTTAGAACAAATCTACCGGGACAATGTGGTACTAGTTGGAGATGCGGCTCATCCCACAACTCCTCATGCCTTAAGAAGCACGAACATGTCGGTATTAGATGCTGCAGTGCTAGGCCAATGCCTGCAGAAGTGGGGAGCAGAAAATTTGCAATCAGCTCTTGAAGAATATCAGTCGATTCGGCTACCAGTTGTATCCAAACAAGTCTTGCACGCAAGGCGAATGGGTCGGATTAAACAAGGCCTGGTTCTTCCTAATCGACCATCTTTCGACCCCAAGACTGCTAATTCAGAGGAATGCCAAGAGCTTCAACAGAGACTCATGCCCTTTTTCAGTGATGTTCCTGCCATACTACTATGA